One region of uncultured Methanolobus sp. genomic DNA includes:
- a CDS encoding serine hydrolase, producing the protein MRRDYWPTEQWKAIPPEIVGMNSGKLLSLSTEINSHYRNMNGIIIVRKGYVVYENYFRRKNNASTYNVASVTKSITSALVGIAIQKGYIESVDERVVDFFPEYAVGPIDKRKQKITLRHLLTMTAPYPFKNWHEPLDRMRRQSDWVTYALDLLGQGGRIGTFKYSTAGAHLLSAVISSTTGKCAREFANENLFQPIGMAKIPDNNMQTYDLEAVFGRRVQGWVHDPSGNSTGGWGLTLTLRDMARFGYLYLNNGLWDGKQIVPEAWIAESTSMNKNKYGYMWWLRQTDGNSSYAAMGDGGNMICCIPEKDMVIAIASHIIRRPRDRWDLIEKHILPAIE; encoded by the coding sequence GTGAGAAGGGATTACTGGCCTACTGAACAGTGGAAAGCTATACCTCCGGAAATAGTGGGAATGAATTCCGGGAAATTGTTATCGCTTAGTACTGAAATAAATTCCCATTACAGGAACATGAATGGTATCATTATTGTGCGTAAAGGGTATGTCGTATATGAGAATTATTTCCGGCGCAAGAACAATGCAAGTACATATAATGTAGCATCCGTGACAAAAAGCATTACTTCTGCTCTTGTTGGCATTGCTATTCAAAAAGGATATATTGAAAGTGTGGATGAACGTGTGGTGGATTTTTTTCCGGAATATGCTGTTGGTCCCATCGATAAACGCAAACAAAAAATTACACTAAGACACTTGCTCACAATGACAGCTCCATATCCTTTCAAGAACTGGCATGAACCTCTGGACAGAATGCGGAGGCAATCTGATTGGGTCACGTATGCTCTTGATTTGTTAGGACAAGGCGGGAGAATTGGCACATTCAAATATTCCACCGCAGGGGCACATCTGCTTTCTGCTGTTATCTCCAGTACAACAGGGAAATGTGCCCGCGAATTTGCCAATGAAAACTTATTCCAGCCTATTGGTATGGCAAAAATCCCTGACAACAACATGCAGACATATGATCTGGAAGCTGTATTTGGTCGCCGGGTACAGGGCTGGGTTCACGATCCGAGTGGTAATTCCACAGGCGGCTGGGGTCTTACATTAACACTCCGTGACATGGCGCGTTTCGGTTATCTGTATTTGAATAACGGTCTCTGGGATGGCAAACAGATTGTACCTGAGGCATGGATTGCTGAATCAACATCAATGAATAAAAACAAATACGGTTATATGTGGTGGTTACGCCAAACAGACGGAAATTCTTCTTATGCAGCTATGGGTGATGGTGGCAATATGATTTGTTGTATCCCGGAAAAAGATATGGTGATAGCAATTGCATCCCATATCATAAGACGGCCTCGTGACAGATGGGACCTGATTGAAAAACATATACTTCCTGCAATCGAGTAA
- the fpoO gene encoding F420H2 dehydrogenase subunit FpoO — translation MTDCDLCGVGIPTVVPVRVFKPKYAESYPHGMWQGLCEGCLNAGKKTHDMQTESPSCGTAGVCDFCGAIAQLYDVNISRPSFSKGADPDTVHLCKKCLSSINEAHEAWEKQKAEDEHEHH, via the coding sequence ATGACAGATTGCGATCTTTGTGGAGTCGGAATTCCAACAGTTGTTCCTGTAAGGGTATTCAAACCAAAATATGCAGAGTCCTATCCTCATGGAATGTGGCAGGGGCTTTGTGAAGGATGCCTTAATGCAGGAAAGAAAACCCATGATATGCAAACAGAATCACCAAGCTGCGGAACAGCCGGCGTGTGTGATTTCTGTGGTGCAATCGCACAGTTGTACGATGTGAACATCAGCAGACCTTCATTCTCAAAGGGTGCTGACCCAGACACAGTACATCTCTGCAAAAAGTGCCTTTCTTCAATCAACGAAGCACATGAGGCATGGGAAAAACAGAAGGCTGAAGACGAACACGAACACCATTAA
- the fpoN gene encoding F(420)H(2) dehydrogenase subunit N has translation MDMMLLAPEITMAVTGLAVLLIGLFLPTESKKILGYLASLGVLVALGLTVSNLGTEAILFYNTVSIDALSQFFKIVFLVVALLFSIAGIKYTEGHSNTEEFFTLGLFGTIGMMFVASANDLMVLFVAFELASLATYALAGFEKKNAKSLEAAMKYFIIGSLSAALMLLGISYVYGATGTTSIPGVAANAGVLASSPMGIVAVVLLIAGFGFKIALVPFHMWAPDTYQGSPSVVSALLAAGSKKMGIVAALKVFVVALIALKADWQIAFAILAVITMTYGNVVALKQTSVKRMLAYSSLAQAGYITMAFVVLTPLALGGGIFYALSHAFMKGGAFIATAAVTYMVLSENKDSTDPDHIENFRGLGKRMPITAICLTLFVFALAGIPLTAGYMSKFILFSSTIQAGFVWLAVIAILNSAISLGYYARIVKYMYFLPTDSEKVSEPFPYTVAMVIAAVGVLALFFWSEPVVYWAMEAVKVLIPGGM, from the coding sequence ATGGATATGATGTTATTAGCACCTGAAATAACCATGGCAGTTACAGGACTGGCAGTATTGCTTATCGGACTCTTCCTTCCGACAGAATCAAAGAAGATACTTGGCTATCTGGCATCTCTCGGTGTCCTTGTTGCACTGGGACTGACAGTTTCAAATCTTGGGACAGAGGCAATATTGTTCTATAACACAGTGTCAATTGATGCCCTGTCACAGTTCTTCAAGATAGTCTTCCTTGTGGTTGCACTGCTCTTCAGTATTGCAGGTATCAAGTACACTGAAGGTCACAGTAACACAGAGGAATTCTTTACCCTTGGACTGTTTGGAACAATCGGTATGATGTTCGTTGCATCAGCAAACGACCTTATGGTACTCTTCGTTGCATTCGAACTTGCAAGTCTTGCAACATACGCACTTGCAGGCTTTGAGAAGAAGAACGCCAAGTCACTGGAAGCGGCGATGAAGTACTTCATCATCGGTTCACTTTCAGCAGCACTTATGCTCCTTGGCATATCATATGTGTATGGAGCAACAGGTACAACCAGCATCCCTGGAGTTGCAGCAAATGCAGGTGTACTCGCATCAAGCCCAATGGGAATTGTTGCAGTGGTTCTCCTGATCGCTGGATTCGGTTTCAAGATCGCTCTTGTACCATTCCATATGTGGGCACCTGACACATATCAGGGTTCACCTTCAGTTGTATCAGCACTGCTTGCAGCAGGCTCAAAGAAGATGGGTATCGTAGCAGCTCTCAAGGTATTTGTGGTTGCACTCATTGCTCTGAAAGCAGACTGGCAGATTGCCTTTGCAATACTTGCAGTCATCACAATGACATACGGTAACGTTGTAGCCCTTAAGCAGACAAGTGTTAAGAGGATGCTTGCATACTCCTCACTTGCACAGGCAGGTTACATCACAATGGCATTTGTGGTACTCACGCCACTGGCACTTGGCGGTGGTATATTCTATGCACTGTCACACGCTTTCATGAAGGGCGGAGCTTTCATTGCAACAGCAGCTGTAACATACATGGTACTTTCAGAGAACAAGGATTCCACTGATCCTGACCACATTGAGAACTTCAGGGGTCTTGGTAAGAGAATGCCAATAACGGCAATCTGCCTGACACTCTTTGTGTTTGCGCTTGCAGGTATCCCGCTCACAGCAGGTTACATGAGCAAGTTCATATTGTTCTCATCAACCATCCAGGCAGGCTTTGTTTGGCTTGCAGTAATTGCAATCCTTAACAGTGCAATTTCACTGGGCTACTATGCAAGGATTGTCAAGTATATGTACTTCCTGCCAACAGACAGTGAAAAAGTCTCGGAACCATTCCCATATACTGTTGCAATGGTCATTGCAGCAGTTGGTGTACTTGCACTTTTTTTCTGGTCAGAGCCAGTTGTCTACTGGGCAATGGAAGCAGTAAAAGTACTGATCCCGGGAGGTATGTAA
- the fpoM gene encoding F(420)H(2) dehydrogenase subunit M: MMPILSMIVLIPLIFAALALFTKTKEQARVIALAGTVIVLLLTVYMYFNFDSTIADNQFEEFAQWVPSLGISYHLGVDGIAMPLILLNAIVLPLLILFTWNDDRKSPNKFYACILATEGAVIGVFAALDFFLFYVFWELTLIPLFFMVSIWGGPNKHKAAIKFFIYTHVASLVMLLGIFGLYFAAWDMTGTPTLDIPTLIAQFQFIESGIAKDMIFLALLFGFIVKIPSFPFHSWLPDAYTEAPTAGSVLFVMLKIGGYGLFKVMLPMLPFTASPNLMITIMAVLGSVSIIYGAFLALSQKDLKRMVAYSSVSHMGYVTLGAAGLISLSVSGAMFQQFSHGLIMSIMFMSCGIINNTTGTRIINDLGGLAQKMPKLAVIMVLTFMASLGLPGLSGFIAEVSVLAGSFVNLPMYVIIAVLAIVITAAYHLWALQRAMFGVYNEKLGTVTDINVFQTFSMGVIAILIVYFGLHPNPVLDMMMTNSDHIVSLMAAMGV; this comes from the coding sequence ATGATGCCGATACTTTCAATGATCGTGCTGATACCTCTGATATTCGCAGCACTTGCATTATTCACAAAAACAAAGGAACAGGCAAGAGTAATAGCTCTTGCAGGCACTGTTATCGTACTGTTACTCACAGTATACATGTACTTTAACTTCGACAGCACTATAGCGGATAACCAATTCGAAGAATTTGCACAGTGGGTACCATCCCTTGGAATTTCCTACCATCTCGGTGTTGACGGAATCGCAATGCCATTGATACTTCTCAATGCAATTGTACTTCCGCTGCTCATTCTCTTCACATGGAATGATGACAGGAAATCACCAAACAAGTTCTACGCATGCATACTTGCAACAGAGGGTGCAGTTATTGGTGTATTCGCCGCACTGGACTTCTTCCTGTTCTACGTGTTCTGGGAGCTTACTCTCATTCCGCTCTTCTTCATGGTGAGCATATGGGGAGGACCCAACAAACATAAAGCCGCAATTAAGTTCTTTATCTATACTCACGTGGCGTCCCTTGTGATGCTTCTTGGTATATTCGGACTTTACTTCGCAGCATGGGACATGACAGGAACTCCGACACTGGACATACCAACACTGATTGCCCAGTTCCAGTTCATTGAATCCGGAATTGCAAAGGATATGATATTCCTTGCACTGCTCTTCGGTTTCATTGTCAAGATACCAAGTTTCCCATTCCACTCATGGCTTCCGGATGCATATACTGAGGCGCCAACTGCCGGCAGTGTGCTCTTTGTCATGCTTAAGATCGGTGGATATGGTCTCTTTAAGGTCATGCTTCCAATGTTGCCATTTACAGCATCACCAAACCTGATGATCACCATCATGGCAGTCCTTGGTTCAGTAAGTATAATTTACGGTGCATTCCTTGCACTCTCACAGAAGGACCTCAAGAGAATGGTTGCATATTCCAGTGTAAGTCACATGGGCTACGTAACACTCGGTGCAGCCGGTCTGATATCACTCTCCGTTTCCGGGGCAATGTTCCAGCAGTTCTCACACGGACTTATCATGAGCATTATGTTCATGTCATGTGGTATTATCAACAACACAACAGGTACAAGGATCATCAACGACCTTGGCGGTCTTGCACAGAAGATGCCAAAACTGGCAGTTATAATGGTACTGACATTTATGGCATCTCTCGGACTTCCTGGTCTAAGTGGTTTCATTGCTGAAGTATCTGTACTCGCAGGAAGCTTTGTGAACCTGCCAATGTACGTAATAATCGCAGTGCTTGCCATTGTGATAACTGCAGCATATCACCTGTGGGCTCTTCAGAGGGCAATGTTTGGTGTCTATAATGAGAAACTCGGTACAGTAACGGATATCAATGTCTTCCAGACTTTTTCAATGGGAGTCATTGCAATACTTATAGTATATTTCGGACTTCATCCAAACCCGGTACTTGATATGATGATGACGAACTCTGATCACATAGTCAGCCTTATGGCTGCAATGGGGGTGTAA
- the fpoL gene encoding F420H2 dehydrogenase subunit FpoL encodes MAVEDLAFLIPVLPALAFVLTFFFGKKLPTGGAIIPIAAIATSFIISLLITLNLLANPDEVVSQSYSWFAMLNIGILVDPLAAVMLTMVTFVSLLIHIYSTGYMSHDKAPSRYFAETALFTASMLGLILSDNILQLFICWELVGVCSYLLIGFWFEKPSAATAAKKAFLTTRIGDVMFLTGIIVLFADLYKMFNGVIPDGVYILRFDEIFAHIPDLAALNANIFGMEVSHITLITLLFFGGAVGKSGQFPLHVWLPDAMEGPTTVSALIHAATMVTAGVYLVARTFPMFIAAPSSLMVVAYVGAFTAIFAGTMGIVMNDLKRVLAYSTVSQLGYMMLGLGVGAAIGAEAVGFSIFHLINHAFFKALLFLCAGSVIHAVGTHDMRQLGGVAKVMPITAVTMIIAALALTGMGIPGTGIGTSGFFSKDAIIESAYLFGESTGSWIPYIFSIAAALLTSIYIFRLIFMTFYGKPRTDYGGHESPASMTIPLSILALFALVFGGLTADKFNTFVSETFVNNFVHMDIHELATLGGYHLAEHAGHEPLLILWMPLIVALAGLVITFLIYGLKIVNMDSLVSRNNPIYKLLYNRYYQNSIFTNFVSVKVIYEGFAFAGRAVDRGFDWTVKWFSDLTLEAGESLRQFQTGAVQNYATAVITGVSLLVILIKVVMEVI; translated from the coding sequence ATGGCAGTAGAAGATCTAGCATTTTTAATTCCGGTCCTGCCTGCACTTGCCTTTGTGCTGACTTTCTTCTTCGGGAAGAAACTGCCAACCGGCGGTGCAATAATTCCAATAGCAGCTATTGCTACATCATTTATAATATCGCTATTAATTACATTGAACCTGCTTGCAAACCCTGATGAAGTTGTGAGCCAGTCATACAGCTGGTTTGCCATGCTCAACATAGGTATCCTTGTTGACCCGCTGGCAGCAGTCATGCTTACAATGGTTACATTCGTAAGTCTGCTTATCCACATTTATTCAACAGGTTACATGTCACACGACAAGGCACCCTCAAGGTACTTTGCCGAAACAGCACTTTTCACAGCTTCAATGCTTGGTCTGATACTTTCAGACAACATCCTCCAGCTCTTCATTTGCTGGGAACTTGTGGGTGTCTGTTCATATCTTCTCATCGGATTCTGGTTCGAGAAGCCATCCGCTGCAACAGCAGCAAAGAAGGCTTTCCTTACAACCAGAATTGGTGATGTGATGTTCCTTACAGGTATAATTGTCCTGTTTGCAGATCTTTACAAGATGTTTAATGGAGTCATTCCTGATGGTGTCTATATACTCAGGTTCGACGAGATATTTGCCCACATTCCAGACCTTGCAGCATTAAATGCAAATATCTTTGGAATGGAGGTTAGCCACATCACACTGATAACACTCCTGTTCTTCGGTGGTGCTGTTGGTAAGTCAGGTCAGTTCCCACTCCACGTGTGGCTGCCTGATGCAATGGAAGGTCCAACAACCGTCTCAGCTCTCATACACGCAGCAACAATGGTTACAGCCGGTGTCTACCTGGTTGCAAGAACATTCCCTATGTTCATCGCAGCTCCAAGTTCACTTATGGTAGTAGCATACGTTGGTGCTTTCACTGCAATATTTGCAGGAACAATGGGTATCGTTATGAACGACCTTAAACGTGTGCTCGCATACTCAACCGTAAGTCAGCTTGGTTACATGATGCTCGGACTTGGTGTAGGTGCAGCAATCGGTGCGGAAGCAGTTGGTTTTTCAATCTTCCACCTGATCAACCACGCATTCTTCAAAGCACTTCTTTTCCTGTGTGCAGGTAGCGTAATCCACGCAGTTGGTACACATGATATGAGACAGCTTGGAGGCGTTGCAAAGGTAATGCCAATTACGGCAGTAACAATGATTATTGCGGCACTGGCTCTTACCGGAATGGGTATCCCCGGAACAGGCATAGGAACAAGTGGTTTCTTCAGTAAGGATGCAATAATTGAAAGTGCATACCTCTTTGGAGAATCCACCGGATCATGGATTCCATACATATTTTCAATTGCAGCAGCTCTGCTGACTTCTATCTATATCTTCAGGCTTATCTTCATGACATTCTATGGTAAGCCACGTACAGATTATGGTGGTCATGAGTCCCCTGCATCAATGACAATCCCGCTCTCAATACTTGCACTGTTTGCACTGGTCTTCGGTGGTCTTACCGCAGATAAGTTCAACACATTTGTAAGTGAGACATTCGTGAACAACTTCGTACACATGGACATACATGAACTTGCAACACTTGGTGGTTATCACCTTGCAGAACATGCAGGACATGAGCCATTGCTCATCCTCTGGATGCCACTTATCGTAGCACTTGCAGGTCTTGTAATTACATTCCTGATTTACGGACTTAAGATTGTCAACATGGACAGCCTTGTATCAAGAAACAACCCTATTTACAAACTCCTGTACAACAGGTACTACCAGAACTCAATATTCACCAACTTTGTTTCAGTCAAAGTAATCTACGAAGGTTTTGCCTTTGCAGGACGTGCTGTTGACAGAGGATTTGACTGGACAGTAAAATGGTTCAGCGATCTTACACTGGAAGCTGGTGAATCACTGCGTCAGTTCCAGACAGGAGCAGTACAGAATTATGCCACTGCAGTAATAACCGGAGTAAGTCTTCTGGTCATTCTCATTAAAGTGGTAATGGAGGTAATCTGA
- the fpoK gene encoding F420H2 dehydrogenase subunit FpoK has translation MIPVALYLAVAAIIFSIGLYGLMTQRSGIRILMCVELMLNAANLNLVAFSSYHDDLTGQVFALFSIALAACEAAIGFAILLAIYRMKGTISLEHINVLRW, from the coding sequence ATGATACCAGTCGCACTTTATCTTGCTGTTGCAGCGATCATCTTCTCCATAGGTCTCTATGGACTGATGACACAGCGCAGTGGTATTCGTATTCTCATGTGCGTGGAACTCATGCTTAACGCTGCAAACCTTAACCTTGTGGCATTCTCAAGCTACCACGATGATCTTACCGGACAGGTATTTGCATTGTTCTCCATTGCACTGGCAGCCTGTGAAGCAGCAATCGGCTTTGCTATACTGCTGGCCATTTACAGAATGAAGGGTACGATCAGTCTTGAGCATATTAACGTACTGAGGTGGTAA
- the fpoJ gene encoding F420H2 dehydrogenase subunit FpoJ: MLNKEISFTAMDVATSVYDYFKPRILGMIIGALFMTIMIVAIFFTSWPAVDQLPQNIEDQSNIEAIGVMIFTDFVIPFEIMSIVLLSSLMGAIYMAKGDDHK, encoded by the coding sequence ATGCTGAATAAAGAAATATCATTTACGGCAATGGATGTTGCCACATCTGTGTATGACTACTTTAAGCCACGCATACTTGGAATGATAATTGGCGCTCTGTTCATGACAATAATGATAGTGGCAATTTTCTTCACAAGCTGGCCTGCGGTAGACCAACTCCCTCAGAATATCGAGGATCAGAGTAACATTGAGGCTATCGGAGTTATGATCTTTACTGATTTTGTGATTCCGTTTGAAATAATGTCAATCGTATTGTTGTCCTCGCTCATGGGTGCCATCTACATGGCAAAAGGAGATGATCACAAATGA
- a CDS encoding NADH-quinone oxidoreductase subunit J, translated as MVSTIGPIIEIIIFAILALLSIVFAVFVVTARDVVRAAIALVITMFIVAAFYIMLNAQFLGVAQVLVYIGAVGVLILFAVMLTKREFGTDAE; from the coding sequence ATGGTCTCCACAATAGGTCCGATCATTGAAATAATAATCTTTGCGATCCTGGCTCTTTTATCGATAGTGTTCGCAGTATTCGTAGTAACAGCCAGGGATGTAGTAAGGGCAGCTATTGCACTTGTAATAACAATGTTTATTGTTGCAGCTTTCTACATAATGCTAAATGCACAGTTCCTCGGTGTTGCCCAGGTACTGGTGTACATCGGTGCAGTAGGTGTATTGATACTGTTCGCTGTAATGCTTACTAAGAGGGAGTTTGGTACAGATGCTGAATAA
- the fpoI gene encoding F420H2 dehydrogenase subunit FpoI, which yields MVIKNIITAVKNIYFGPPVTRMCPEEPTKLSDRFRGLQKLDKTKCIGCGICANTCPNNCIKIVRARVSPESDKQRWFPSIDIGHCLFCGLCISQCPKDALESTKVYLTGVIRWNHEDLLFTPDMLAREVDINAEAEAGEEVSRWSPQ from the coding sequence ATGGTTATTAAAAATATCATAACAGCAGTAAAGAACATCTATTTTGGTCCCCCTGTTACAAGAATGTGTCCGGAAGAACCAACAAAACTTTCAGACAGGTTCAGGGGCTTGCAAAAGTTAGATAAAACGAAATGTATAGGTTGTGGAATATGTGCCAACACATGTCCCAATAATTGTATTAAGATAGTCAGGGCACGTGTCAGTCCGGAAAGTGACAAGCAGAGATGGTTCCCTTCAATTGACATAGGTCATTGTCTGTTCTGTGGTCTTTGTATCAGCCAGTGTCCAAAGGATGCACTGGAAAGCACAAAGGTATACCTGACAGGTGTCATTCGCTGGAACCATGAGGATCTTCTCTTTACACCGGACATGCTGGCAAGGGAAGTTGACATAAATGCTGAGGCTGAAGCTGGTGAGGAGGTGAGCAGATGGTCTCCACAATAG
- the fpoH gene encoding F420H2 dehydrogenase subunit FpoH — translation MDIESIIYNPILRGILGLCIMGAVFGGACVAVWFERKLSADVQQRYGPMRVGPHGLLQLAADAIKLFTKEDIIPKNADRLLFVSAPIVLMGSVFLMLVALPFGAIIIDGQSYVIAATEMDISLLYIEAMSAISIIGIFMVAYSANNKFSVLGAFRNFARMIGYEVPLGICVVSVAIMAGSLNIVEIAEAQSPMWFIIMQPLGAIVFFIALMADMGRHPFDQNESEEELIAGWITEYTSMRFGYGFFAEYIHLILGSMLVVLLFLGGWNLPAFLTDITILGVILPTAFYLLKVALVMLFIIMIRWAVPRYRIDQVVDLSWKKLLPLSLLNLGWVIGLGLLGVY, via the coding sequence ATGGATATAGAATCAATAATCTATAACCCTATTCTGAGAGGAATCCTCGGATTGTGTATAATGGGTGCTGTTTTCGGTGGTGCCTGTGTAGCTGTCTGGTTTGAGCGTAAACTCTCAGCAGATGTGCAACAGAGATATGGTCCTATGAGAGTAGGTCCCCATGGTTTACTCCAGCTCGCTGCCGATGCTATTAAACTGTTCACGAAAGAAGATATCATACCTAAGAATGCTGACCGATTGTTATTCGTTTCAGCACCAATCGTTCTTATGGGATCTGTTTTCCTGATGCTTGTGGCACTTCCTTTCGGTGCCATAATTATTGATGGTCAGAGTTATGTGATTGCAGCAACCGAGATGGATATAAGTCTCCTCTATATAGAGGCCATGTCTGCTATTTCGATTATCGGTATTTTTATGGTTGCCTACAGTGCGAACAACAAGTTCTCCGTTCTTGGAGCTTTCAGGAACTTCGCACGTATGATAGGATATGAAGTTCCTCTTGGTATCTGTGTTGTGAGTGTCGCCATTATGGCAGGTTCACTGAATATAGTAGAAATTGCCGAAGCTCAGAGTCCTATGTGGTTCATAATCATGCAGCCTCTGGGAGCAATTGTGTTTTTCATTGCTCTTATGGCTGATATGGGCCGTCATCCTTTTGACCAGAACGAGTCAGAAGAGGAACTCATTGCCGGTTGGATTACCGAATATACGAGCATGAGATTCGGTTATGGCTTCTTCGCAGAATATATCCACTTGATCCTTGGTTCAATGCTTGTTGTACTATTGTTCCTCGGTGGATGGAATCTGCCTGCATTCCTGACTGATATAACGATCCTTGGTGTAATTCTTCCAACAGCATTCTATTTGTTGAAGGTAGCATTGGTAATGCTCTTTATCATCATGATCAGATGGGCAGTTCCAAGGTACAGGATCGATCAGGTAGTAGATCTGAGCTGGAAAAAACTTCTGCCATTGTCCCTCCTTAACCTCGGATGGGTAATCGGACTTGGTCTGCTGGGGGTATACTAA
- the fpoD gene encoding F420H2 dehydrogenase subunit FpoD, producing MDKTVGPSEMILQIGPQHPMLFGPWRLNVKLRGETVMDSEIEMGYIHKGIEKILENKTYLQGITIMDRICYLEAMTNEEVYVGCVEKLAGIEVPERAQYIRVIIEELSRLQSHLLAMGEYAEFVGFVSMFMYTIRDREDLMSVIDSLTGARITHSFLRYGGVKDDLPEGFKDDAKYVFGNLKKAIDEYEELFSTDSIYKARTKGIGVLAADVAKDLGVSGPPLRASGFAFDIRKDEPYLVYKDLDFKVCTHTDGDVYARIQVRLDEMRESMYIVEQCLDQIPDGPLFPENTPYGKRSPVMRVPPGEVFHRVESPRGEMGMYMVSDGSDKPYRAKVRGPVYPTLQALPPLIKGVEVADIVAIAGSMDTCTSEVDR from the coding sequence ATGGATAAAACAGTTGGACCTTCTGAAATGATATTACAAATTGGCCCGCAACATCCTATGCTTTTCGGTCCCTGGAGATTGAATGTGAAGTTGAGGGGCGAAACCGTTATGGACTCTGAAATAGAAATGGGTTATATCCACAAGGGCATTGAAAAGATCCTTGAAAACAAGACATATCTTCAGGGTATTACCATAATGGACAGGATATGTTACCTTGAAGCAATGACCAACGAGGAAGTATATGTTGGTTGCGTCGAGAAACTTGCAGGTATTGAAGTGCCTGAAAGAGCACAATACATCCGTGTTATAATAGAGGAACTTTCCAGATTACAGAGCCACCTCCTTGCTATGGGGGAATATGCTGAATTCGTAGGTTTTGTGAGTATGTTCATGTATACCATCAGGGACAGGGAAGATCTGATGTCTGTTATTGACTCCCTTACAGGAGCACGTATCACACACAGTTTCCTGCGTTATGGTGGTGTAAAGGATGACCTCCCCGAAGGATTCAAGGATGATGCTAAATATGTCTTCGGAAATCTGAAAAAGGCCATTGACGAATATGAAGAATTATTCAGCACCGACTCTATCTACAAAGCAAGAACTAAGGGTATAGGCGTTCTTGCAGCAGATGTTGCAAAAGATCTTGGTGTTTCCGGTCCGCCACTCAGGGCATCAGGTTTTGCTTTTGATATCCGGAAGGATGAACCTTACCTTGTCTACAAGGACCTTGATTTTAAGGTTTGTACGCACACAGATGGTGACGTTTATGCAAGGATTCAGGTACGTCTTGATGAGATGCGTGAAAGCATGTACATTGTAGAGCAGTGTCTTGACCAGATTCCTGACGGACCCCTCTTCCCGGAGAACACTCCGTATGGTAAGAGGTCTCCTGTAATGAGAGTTCCACCCGGAGAGGTTTTCCACCGTGTTGAGTCTCCACGGGGAGAAATGGGAATGTATATGGTGTCTGATGGATCTGACAAACCATACCGTGCAAAAGTAAGAGGACCTGTGTATCCAACACTACAGGCTCTGCCACCACTGATCAAAGGTGTGGAAGTTGCAGATATCGTGGCAATTGCCGGCAGTATGGACACATGTACCAGTGAGGTTGACCGGTGA
- the fpoC gene encoding F420H2 dehydrogenase subunit FpoC gives MDANSIISSLSGKFPEDIYDAEIESDIRIVAKVKPENVVDVCRYLKEDLSFGHLCCELGADYPDRNEIEVIYVIGSYEHPVVISMKAVLPRDNPEIESVVPVYWNANWYERETYEMFGVKYLNHPNLKPLLLPDELHGEWPWRKDYKGFPNKTARNLV, from the coding sequence ATGGATGCTAATTCTATAATTTCTTCACTTTCAGGCAAGTTTCCTGAAGATATCTATGATGCAGAAATCGAGTCTGACATAAGGATTGTTGCCAAAGTGAAGCCTGAAAATGTAGTGGACGTTTGCCGCTACCTCAAGGAAGACCTGTCTTTTGGCCATCTCTGCTGTGAACTAGGAGCAGACTATCCGGACAGAAATGAGATCGAAGTGATATATGTAATAGGTTCCTATGAACATCCGGTAGTTATTTCCATGAAGGCTGTCCTTCCAAGGGATAATCCGGAAATTGAATCCGTGGTGCCTGTTTACTGGAATGCGAACTGGTACGAAAGAGAAACGTACGAAATGTTTGGTGTGAAGTACCTTAATCATCCTAACCTTAAACCTCTTTTACTTCCGGATGAGCTACATGGCGAGTGGCCATGGCGTAAGGATTACAAAGGCTTCCCCAACAAGACAGCCAGGAATTTAGTGTGA